The Christensenella timonensis DNA segment TTTCCATGAATATCATTCCTTTCTAAATTTCATTCCCAAGTATTAAGAAAATTTTTGAGCTCTTCCGTGTCGGGGCTTTTGGCGTTGCGGACATAATAGCCGGACGCGCCTACGCCGCACAGAAGGCATTGCTGATACGGATAACCGTTCATCCATCCAAGCACAAAGCCTGAATTGAAGGTATCTCCCGCACCCGTCGTGAGCACGGGATGCTCACAGTACGGCCCGGCAACCTCGTAGTAGGCGCCTCCTGCATAACAGCAGGCACGGTCTACGGGATGGATGACAAGGCAATCGATCCTGATGTCCTTTACTAAACTTTCGCATAACTCCTTGAGCGGATAAGCCTGATAGTCGCTGATCTGCCCGCCGTATAATTCCGCGATCTCGCATGCTTCCTTTTTATTGAGGCCGAGCGTAACAGGGAAACCGGCTTTTGAAAAAGCATTGATCAGCTCTATGGCTTCCTTGATGTCCTGCGCGCTGCGTTTTTCCGGATCCGCAAGGTCAAAGAACAAACGCTTATCCTGCGGGCGGCTTTTCATCCGCGGCAGCACATCGGCGAGAAAACTCCGCCAGATATCGCTCATGTGGGGAAGCATGGTCCAGTTCTCCATACCGATGAGGTCGCTTTCGTCCACAATTTTTACAAATGCGTCGAGGCCCACCTTCTCCATGATCCGTTCCCAGGTGACATTTTTAAAATGCTCGATCTTGGAAACGATGATCTTGCCGTCATGGAATTCGTAGGCGTCCGTATGTCCGGGCTCTGTAAGACCGATCATCACGGAGCCTGCCGCCAGTTCGTCAAAAACGGGATCGTGCCCGTTTTCGCCCACACAGCCAATATAGGTAAGGGAGATGTTATGCTTTTTCAGGGCGTTGGCAAAAATGGGGCCGTTGCCGCCGAGCTTTTTCTGGACAGCGACGATTTCTACATTGGTAGAAAGGCCGCAGCCATTTTTCAAACGCTCGGAGTAGGAGAGGATCGTATCGATCCGGGAAAAGTTTTCAGGATCGATACGCTTATCCACCACATGCACGATCTCGTCTACGAAACCGTCAAACCCGATGAGTGCCTTGAGCGGCGCAACGCCGCCCGCCAGTTTTTGTGAGAGTTCTTTCTTCGCTTCGTTCATTCCCGGCTCCTAGATAAAATTCCGCATATATCTCTGGGAAAGCTCGATAGAATGAAGCTTGTCCTCAAGCGTATCTTCAAACGCACGGTCTTCCACTTCGATCACAGCGGGGCCTTTGTAGTGGATATCGTAGAGCGCGGAAATGGTCTTGCCCCAGTCGATATCGCCTAAGCCCGGCAGTTTGGGCGCATGATATTCAAGAGGCGTTGCCATCATGCCGACTTTGTTGTAACGGTCCCTATAGAATTTTACGTCCTTGATGTGGAAATGGAACATCTTGTCCGCAAAATCGTAAATAGGCTGGATGTAGTCCATCTGCGGCCATACCAAATGGGACGGGTCATAGTTGAGCCCGAAATATTTACTGTCGATGATGGAGAACATATCCGTCCAGATAGCGGGGGTGGAGGCTAAGTTTTTGCCGCCCGGCCATTCGTCCATGGAATAGAACATCGCGCAGTTCTCAATGCCGACCTTGACGTCATTGTCCTCTGCGAATTTGATGATGTCGGGCCAGATCTCTTTAAAAGCTTTCATGTTTTCGGAGATCGGCAACGACGGGTCTTTGCCGATGAAGGTATTCATATTGTGAAGGCCCAAGATCCGTGCGCCTTCGATACATTTTTTGATATGGTCGACGGATGTTTTGCGTACGGCCGGATCGGGATCGAGCGGGTTGGGGTAATAACCGATGGCGGAAATCTCCACATTTTTTTCTTTCAGGTAATTATTGATGTATTCGGCTTTTGCTTGGTCGAGGGAAGCGACGTCGATGTGCGTCACACCTGCGTAACGGCGTTCCGCCTTACCGACAGGCCAGGCAGCCACTTCCACACACTCCATGCCGATCTTGCTTGCATAGTCGATCAGCTGCTCAAAAGAGTATTCCGGTAAAATAGCACTTACAAATCCAAGTTTCATGTTTAGATCCTCCTTTAAAATATGTATTTGTTTCAAGGTTTTGCGATATCCCAGTGGCGCATGCCGCTTTGTATGATTTATATGATTTGTATTATTTGTATCATAATAAATGTTTGGCATAATTGCAATAGTTTTTTGCAAAAACCTGAAATATTCATTTCTTTTTATTATATATGAAACAAGCGAAAAAACAAACATGGGGAAGGTGAAAAATGCGGGTAAATGAATTCTAAAAAAAGGGAAAAATTTTGCTTGCATTTCAAAAGGATGGGTGATACAATACAAACAAATAGAACAAATAATACAAATGATACAAATAAGACATAAATTACAAATATTACAAACAACGAAATATCTTTGCAATAACCATCAAGGGCAAGCGCAGAAAGCTGTGCAGAAGCGGCATGGCAGGGCGGGACGATTCCCGCGGCTGGATCAGGGCTCACTATAAGGATTCATATATTGATAAAAATTTATATTATCAGGAGGAAAGATCATGAAACCTACGAAGAAAGCAAGCGAGATGTCGGTAAAGGAATTGGCTGCATACATTGACCAGTCTGTTTTGAAGCCGGAGTTTACACAGGACGATATCCGTAAGTATATCCAGGAAGGGATCGACTTTGGCTGCATCACAGTATGCATCAACCCGGCGTCCCTCGATATCGCAGCGGAGCTGACAAAGGGAACGGATACGAAGATCTGCGTGGTATGCGACTTCCCGTTCGGTCTTTCGACAACTGCTTCCAAAGTGATGCAGGCGGAAGAATATTGTAAGAGGGGCGACGTATTCGAGCTGGATATCGTTGCGAACTATGGATGGCTGCGCAGCGGCATGTACAAAGAAGTGGAAGAGGATATCAAGGCAGTCGTAGACGTATGCCATAAATACGGTACGGCAGTCAAGGTGATCATTGAAACAGATTCCCTGACGCTGGACGAGATCAAGGAAGGTACGAAAGCGGCCGTACGCGCTGGCGCAGACTTCATCAAGAGCTCGACGGGTTTCTATACGGGCGGCAAGAGCGAAGGCGCAACGGTGGAGGTTGTGCAGGCGATGATGGATGCCGGCGAAGGCAAGATCAAAGTCAAAGGTTCCGGCGGGATCCGCACGAGAGAACATTTCCTAAAGCTGATCGACATGGGCATCGACCGCATGGGCGTTGGCTATCGCTCCACACCGGATGTGCTTGGCGTAACGATCGAAGAAGTCAGGAAGCAGAAATAACTTTTTCATAATTGCTATGCTGCATGCGCCTCCAAGGCGCATGCAGCATAAAAACCTCGAGGTTTGGCCCCGTCTAACCAACTTTCAGTAAATTATTTAACGTTTTTTTAAGAAGTAAAATTTAATCACAGTCTCATTATTTTTAAACGGAGGTAAAAAAGATGGCTTTTGAACACATTTTTCAACCGATCAAAATCAAGAACATGGTCGTACCGAACAGAACGGTGCATGTTCCGACGGATATTAGTTCGGCAGATCCGGATGGCGGCATCAATGACCGTGTAATCCGGTATCATGAAGAGATCGCAAAGGGCGGTACGGGCCTCATCATCGTGGGCGCTTCCACACCGAACAGGCACACGGGACGTCCGACGGTAACCTGTATTTCTGCTGACGAAGATTATTATATCCCAGGTCTTCACATGCTTGCAAAAGCGATGCAGAAGCACGGCGCAAAATGTGCGGTACAGATCCAGCATCCGGGCCGCCAGGCGGCATACCCGAGAAAAGGGCAGATTTCCTGCTCGGATATGGTATCCTACCTGCCGGGCAGCGCTGGCCACGAGGTCGTTTATGCAGGCGGACAGGCACACGGCAAGATCGCCCGCGAGATGACGGTAGAGGAAGTATACGATCTGGCAGAACGCTTTGCAGAAGCTGCGTGGCGCGTAAAAGAAGCCGGCTTTGACTGCGTGGAGCTGCATGCTGCACACGGTTACATGATCGCACAGTTCATGAGCCCGGCCACAAACACAAGAAACGACCGCTTTGGCGGAAAATATGAAAACCGCATGCGTTTCATCCTGGAGATCATCGACAGGATCAAACAAAAGTGTGGCGAAGACTTCCCGATTCTGGTAAGATATTCCGGTGAAGAATGGAAGCACGACGGCAGGAAGCTTGACGAATCCATCAAGATCGCAAAGACGCTGGAAGAAGCGGGCGTTGCGGCGCTTGATATCTCGGCCGGCATCTTCGACCTTGCAGAAACGGTTATGGATCCGATGTATTATACGGAAGGCTGGAACACGTATTCCGCAGAAGCGATCAAAAAGGCTGTCAATATCCCGGTCATCACCAGCCACACACTGCGCAGCCCCGAATATTGCGACCAGATTATCGCAGAGGGCAAGACGGATATGGTCGGTTTCTCGCGCCAGATGCTTGCAGACCCGTACTGGGCGAACAAAGCAAAAGCAGGCGATGTAGACAGCATCCGCAAGTGCATCAGCTGCCTCGTTGGCTGCTGGTCCGAATCCCTGATGATCAAGCACGAAATGCGCTGCGCGGTCAACCCGGCGATCGGCGATACGCGTTTCCTCGATATGAAACCGGCGAACAAAGGCTTGAAGGTCGCGATCGTCGGCGGCGGTATCGCAGGTATGGAAGCGGCAAGGATCGCGACCCTGCGCGGACACGACGTGACACTGTATGAAAAGGACAGCGAGCTTGGCGGTATCCTCCGTACATGCTGTATGGTTCCGCCGAAGGGCAAGATGAAATGGTATATGGATTGGATGCGCCGCCAGATGAAAGAGCTGAACGTCAACATCAAGCTCAACACGGAAGCAACGGTCGATATGCTCAAGGGTTATGACGTTGTACTGTGCGGTACGGGCAGCAATCCGGTGATCCCGGATATCCCGGGCAAGGAAAAGGGCGTGAAGTTTGAAGACGTGCTGGTATGCGTGAAGAAGAACTGTGAATACTGGCCGCAGTGCGGTAAGCGCGAGCCTGCCAAGGTTGGTCAGAAGGTCGTTGTTTACGGCAACCACTACGGCGCTACGGATACGGCGGAGGCGCTGGCGCTTCGCGGCAAGGAAATCATCTATGTGACACAGGACAGCGAATTTGCACCGCACATCGAAAACGTACATAAAGAAGTATTGAAAGTGCGTTTTGCAGGAGGTAACGGCGGCGGACTGCCGGAAGAGCATCCGATCAAGATCCCGGTAGATGTGAAGCTCTCGACGACATTGCTTGAGATCAAAGACGGCAGCGTTGTCCTGATGGACAGCAAGTTCAATAAATACGAAGTAGAATGTGATACTGTCGTATTCGGCGAATATGCATCCAACACGAAGCTGTATGACGAGTTGGTTGCGGCAGGCGTGCTCGTAGGCAACATCGGCGACTCCAGGAAGATCCGCAACGTGCGTGGCGCGATGACGGATGGTGCGGACGCAGGACTGATGCTGGACGAGGGCCTGTTCATGAACGCAAATAACGTCCTTTCGAGCAATCTGCCGATGGATGTTGAAAAAATGATGAAATAAGAAAAAAAATGATAAAAAGTGTACCAAAATGATGAATTGTGTGATACAATAGGAATCGTGGTACGGAAGTAAGAGGTAAGAAGGACATGAGCCCTATATTTGACAGCGAAATTCAATTTGAGAGCAAGCTGCCTTTGCATTACCAGATCATGATGATCATCAAGCGGAATATTGCCTCGAAGAATATCCTGCCGGGCGACAAACTGCCGACAGAAGAAGAATTTTGCAATGTATTTGGCGTCAGCCGCTCCACTGTCCGGGCCGCGATCGGCGAGCTCGAAGAGGAAGGCATGGTGACCAGGGTTCGTGGAAAAGGAACCTTTATCTCAAAGACAAAGCTGAAGAGGAAAATGGAACAGGTGTACAGCTTCTCTCATCAAATGGAAGCTTCCAGCCTTGTTCCTTCCTCGAGGCTTCTGGAATTCAAGACGATTGCCGCTTCCGACGGGCTGATCGACCTGTTCGGCCTGGAGGAAAACGACCCGGTTTACGAGATCGTGCGGCTTAGGATGGCGAACGGGGAACCGCTTCTTTTGGAAACGACATTCCTGCCTGTAAAGGTACATCCGACGCTGCGCGCAGAAGTTTTGGAAAGCGGGTCGCTGTATGATTCGCTGCGGGATGAGGCGAAGATTTCGCCCTATATCGCAGAGGAAACGTACGAAAGCATCGTGTTTGAAGAAAGCATCTGCAAAATGCTGGAATGTCAATATCCTACATGCGGTTTTTATGTAGAGCGTATTACGCGGCAGGAATCCGGCGACGCCTATGAGCTGACGCAGTCGTTCATGCGCGGAGACCGCTCTAAAATTTCTATCACGCTGCAGCAGGATATCTACACATTTAATCGAAGTATTGACTAAACAGCTATTGACGCAGTCACGAAATGTGGTTTACAATTGACAAAGCAATACAAAGAAAGATTTCAGTTTATCCGCATGAGCGGATAATTAACAAATATTTTATGGAGGAAAGTAAAATGAAAAAAGTCTTAGTAGTTGTTATGTGCTTAGTACTTGCAGCTGCAATGTTCGTTGGTTGTACGGCAGCGCCGGCAGCTTCCGAAACACCTGCAGCAAGCGAAAGCGCTGCGGCTTCTGAATCGGTTGCGCCGTCCGAGAGCGCAAGCGAGCCGGTTCAGTCCGATGAGAGCGGTGATGAAGCGGAGACAGGCGGCGTTATGAAGATCGTTCCTGAAGGCGACATCGTAATCGGTATCTCTACTGGTTCTTCCGGTACATCGTGGCGTGATATCATGATCGACAACATGAAAACAGTCGGTGATGAGTACAAAGAAGCTGGCAGAATCAAAGACTATAAAATCGTGAACAACACGACAAACGGCGACGCGAACGAGCAGGCGCAGATCCTTCGTCAGTTCGTAGACGATCCGGAAGTGAATGTGATCATGGTGAACCCTAACGATAACACGGCTCTTTCCGAAGTTATCGCTGATGCGCAGAAGGCTGGTAAGCTGGTAGTTGTGTATGACGCTACGGCTGAAGCTCCGGGCGCATTGCAGGTAACGCTGGACCACTATGCTTGGAACACCAAGAATGTTGAAGCTATTTCCAAAGGCGCTGGCGGCAAGGGCAATGCCATCGAGATCTCTGGTCTTGACGGACATCCGGCTAATAACGAACGTATCCGCGCTACGCAGGACGTTCTGAAAAACTATCCTGACATCAAGCTGCTCCAGAGCACGCCTGGTGGCTGGGATCAGACAAAGGCAAAAGAAGCTACGGCACAGATCCTGTCTTCTGGTCAGGAAATCGACATTGTGTATACACAGGATGGTATGGCATATGGCGTACTGCAGGCATTCCAGGATGCCGGCAAACTGCCCAAAGCAATGTATGGCGATCCGGGCACAGCATTCTTCAAGGCTTGGAAAGAACTGCGTGATTCTGGTGCTGACTTCAAAGCTTTCTCGCAGCCGAATCCTCCGGGAATCGGTGCAACCGCGATGCGTCTTGCAGTCAACATGGCAGAAGGTAAAGACCTCGACGAAACAAAACTCGATGGAAATATTTACTACTATGTAGTTAACTCTTTCTATACGGATGAAAACTTTGACGAAGGTTGGGAACAGCTGAAAGATCAGTCCGACGATTATCTGCTGACAGAGTACTTCACAGAAGAACAGGCGCTTGAACTGTTCAAATAATCTTAGCTGATTAAAAGCAGAACTGAAACTTACTACGGGAGCAGGCATCATGCCTGCTCCCGTAAATTAAGTACACAGAAGAATAAATTCACGATGGGAAGGGTGTGAATTTTGGATGGTTTTACTGGAAGCGAAAAACATAACGAAAAGTTTTGGCGGTGTCGCAGCTTTAAGTAATGGTAACCTGACGTGCAGGAAGGGGAAAATTACAGGCCTTCTGGGCGCGAACGGTTCGGGTAAAAGCACAATCTCCAAAATCATTACCGGGGTGTATCTGGCCG contains these protein-coding regions:
- a CDS encoding carbohydrate kinase family protein encodes the protein MNEAKKELSQKLAGGVAPLKALIGFDGFVDEIVHVVDKRIDPENFSRIDTILSYSERLKNGCGLSTNVEIVAVQKKLGGNGPIFANALKKHNISLTYIGCVGENGHDPVFDELAAGSVMIGLTEPGHTDAYEFHDGKIIVSKIEHFKNVTWERIMEKVGLDAFVKIVDESDLIGMENWTMLPHMSDIWRSFLADVLPRMKSRPQDKRLFFDLADPEKRSAQDIKEAIELINAFSKAGFPVTLGLNKKEACEIAELYGGQISDYQAYPLKELCESLVKDIRIDCLVIHPVDRACCYAGGAYYEVAGPYCEHPVLTTGAGDTFNSGFVLGWMNGYPYQQCLLCGVGASGYYVRNAKSPDTEELKNFLNTWE
- a CDS encoding sugar phosphate isomerase/epimerase family protein, with translation MKLGFVSAILPEYSFEQLIDYASKIGMECVEVAAWPVGKAERRYAGVTHIDVASLDQAKAEYINNYLKEKNVEISAIGYYPNPLDPDPAVRKTSVDHIKKCIEGARILGLHNMNTFIGKDPSLPISENMKAFKEIWPDIIKFAEDNDVKVGIENCAMFYSMDEWPGGKNLASTPAIWTDMFSIIDSKYFGLNYDPSHLVWPQMDYIQPIYDFADKMFHFHIKDVKFYRDRYNKVGMMATPLEYHAPKLPGLGDIDWGKTISALYDIHYKGPAVIEVEDRAFEDTLEDKLHSIELSQRYMRNFI
- the deoC gene encoding deoxyribose-phosphate aldolase — protein: MKPTKKASEMSVKELAAYIDQSVLKPEFTQDDIRKYIQEGIDFGCITVCINPASLDIAAELTKGTDTKICVVCDFPFGLSTTASKVMQAEEYCKRGDVFELDIVANYGWLRSGMYKEVEEDIKAVVDVCHKYGTAVKVIIETDSLTLDEIKEGTKAAVRAGADFIKSSTGFYTGGKSEGATVEVVQAMMDAGEGKIKVKGSGGIRTREHFLKLIDMGIDRMGVGYRSTPDVLGVTIEEVRKQK
- a CDS encoding oxidoreductase: MAFEHIFQPIKIKNMVVPNRTVHVPTDISSADPDGGINDRVIRYHEEIAKGGTGLIIVGASTPNRHTGRPTVTCISADEDYYIPGLHMLAKAMQKHGAKCAVQIQHPGRQAAYPRKGQISCSDMVSYLPGSAGHEVVYAGGQAHGKIAREMTVEEVYDLAERFAEAAWRVKEAGFDCVELHAAHGYMIAQFMSPATNTRNDRFGGKYENRMRFILEIIDRIKQKCGEDFPILVRYSGEEWKHDGRKLDESIKIAKTLEEAGVAALDISAGIFDLAETVMDPMYYTEGWNTYSAEAIKKAVNIPVITSHTLRSPEYCDQIIAEGKTDMVGFSRQMLADPYWANKAKAGDVDSIRKCISCLVGCWSESLMIKHEMRCAVNPAIGDTRFLDMKPANKGLKVAIVGGGIAGMEAARIATLRGHDVTLYEKDSELGGILRTCCMVPPKGKMKWYMDWMRRQMKELNVNIKLNTEATVDMLKGYDVVLCGTGSNPVIPDIPGKEKGVKFEDVLVCVKKNCEYWPQCGKREPAKVGQKVVVYGNHYGATDTAEALALRGKEIIYVTQDSEFAPHIENVHKEVLKVRFAGGNGGGLPEEHPIKIPVDVKLSTTLLEIKDGSVVLMDSKFNKYEVECDTVVFGEYASNTKLYDELVAAGVLVGNIGDSRKIRNVRGAMTDGADAGLMLDEGLFMNANNVLSSNLPMDVEKMMK
- a CDS encoding GntR family transcriptional regulator gives rise to the protein MSPIFDSEIQFESKLPLHYQIMMIIKRNIASKNILPGDKLPTEEEFCNVFGVSRSTVRAAIGELEEEGMVTRVRGKGTFISKTKLKRKMEQVYSFSHQMEASSLVPSSRLLEFKTIAASDGLIDLFGLEENDPVYEIVRLRMANGEPLLLETTFLPVKVHPTLRAEVLESGSLYDSLRDEAKISPYIAEETYESIVFEESICKMLECQYPTCGFYVERITRQESGDAYELTQSFMRGDRSKISITLQQDIYTFNRSID
- a CDS encoding substrate-binding domain-containing protein, with amino-acid sequence MKKVLVVVMCLVLAAAMFVGCTAAPAASETPAASESAAASESVAPSESASEPVQSDESGDEAETGGVMKIVPEGDIVIGISTGSSGTSWRDIMIDNMKTVGDEYKEAGRIKDYKIVNNTTNGDANEQAQILRQFVDDPEVNVIMVNPNDNTALSEVIADAQKAGKLVVVYDATAEAPGALQVTLDHYAWNTKNVEAISKGAGGKGNAIEISGLDGHPANNERIRATQDVLKNYPDIKLLQSTPGGWDQTKAKEATAQILSSGQEIDIVYTQDGMAYGVLQAFQDAGKLPKAMYGDPGTAFFKAWKELRDSGADFKAFSQPNPPGIGATAMRLAVNMAEGKDLDETKLDGNIYYYVVNSFYTDENFDEGWEQLKDQSDDYLLTEYFTEEQALELFK